In Candidatus Methylomirabilota bacterium, one DNA window encodes the following:
- a CDS encoding Fur family transcriptional regulator produces MSHQARAVRIDISNSLARRGVRVTGARRAVLDVLAGSPLPLTVSQIHERVAAKRASIVSIYRTVNLLAGIGLLRTTDSVRGSRRYELDEQFTGHHHHLICQVCGRIEDLRGCLIDDQALRRLNHRVRHRRRFRVTNHELHLFGLCQECDR; encoded by the coding sequence ATGAGCCACCAAGCGCGAGCCGTCCGCATCGACATTTCGAACTCGCTGGCGCGTCGGGGAGTCCGGGTCACGGGGGCGCGGCGGGCCGTGCTCGACGTGCTCGCCGGCAGCCCGCTGCCGCTCACCGTGTCCCAAATCCACGAGCGGGTGGCGGCGAAGCGGGCCAGTATCGTCTCGATCTACCGCACCGTGAACCTCCTGGCCGGGATCGGCCTGCTCCGGACGACGGACTCCGTCCGAGGGAGCCGGCGCTACGAGCTGGACGAGCAGTTCACCGGGCATCACCATCACTTGATCTGTCAGGTTTGTGGGCGAATCGAGGATCTCCGAGGGTGTCTCATCGATGACCAGGCGCTCAGGCGGCTCAACCATCGGGTACGTCATCGGCGCCGCTTCCGCGTGACGAACCACGAATTGCACCTCTTCGGCTTGTGCCAGGAGTGTGACCGGTGA